The genomic interval ggagctcgccgtgggagcggtggagccattgggcggcgcacggcggagCTACACGCACTAAGCCCATACGGGCTGTGCAgtcccgaaatggagaaagggagagcgtgagggggagaggtCGGCACGGATGGAGTcgccggagggagagcaagccgttggtgccggcggtgaggaagggcgacgcacggcggcgccgggccgaggccttaagccgttcggcgtgaGGTGGTCTgcgtactgcgtacgccgaatgagagagggaggagagagagggttacggggaaatgaaagggaaaagagaggggtctgggtatttaacccagtcctttcgtctagGGATCTATGCAACAATCTAACgacgaggaattaaaatactgatttgaagatgcataaaacattaacttaattaaaagcacttagaggaattaaggtaaatattattttaaactaattttagtttataaaataatattcttcatcattaatagaatgatgaagtctcacttaacatatttaaaagggttaaaccatttatttaataaaagttctcaacataatttaaatatcataatatcttaaataattgaaatcattttaataataatattaaaatgatttccggcaattataatatttttggagctcttcaataatattatgattgttgtattcaagatcaaatcttaattcaataatgatggaaatactccttgtaaatatttccagcatatttaaaacactgggcatgccctagaagtcacacgatatctttcgagacactcCATCATGGTTCGGCACGCATGACGAGGCTCGCAATCGCTAGTGagaaggcagatgatcacataatctctgccttcaggatttgcttacgtcatcaagacgaaacatacgtcagaaagagataagggtacgtaagaagaaggagctgggtattacaatACGGCTCCATCCCAAGTTATTAATGGAATTCCTTGTCGACTCTATTTAAAATACTCGTTTGGATGAAGGCGCTTTCCAGCAGCTATGTGATCATCATTCATTACTTCTCGAATTCCTACAATCACTCCCGGGCTGGCTGACGAACCACTTACCCTACTTTTCAATGGCTTTCTTCCATTCTAGCAGATGAATGGTTTCATGAAGAGACACCAATTATACCATTatttaatagtcattttcgaATATAAGCCCATATGTGGCTTAAGCCTTCCTTAGGGCATTACAAGTAGTAATAGAGCCAATCACATCAAAACGTGGCACTTAAACCGTACCATTTATAATGGAATGATTGACGAAAACAATGGGAATTTAAGTAGAGACATTGTGATTCCTGTATTGAGTATAAGGGGAGTTTGTGTATTATTGACTAATCTTTCTAAAGTCTAGGCATAGATGTGATTGAGCCTTCCATGTTCATCTaaattatgtatgcatgtacacATTTTTCTCTAACTCCCTTCTTTATTCTCTCACGACGTTCTTGTGACGTAAGTGGTTCTAAATTTTGGGGGTCATGTGCATCCCAGAACTTTAAATCCTCTAGTCTTTCCTGTGTTCTTCTCCAATTATTGTTTTTTGGTtggttaaaataattgaatatacacaagaaaatatttggggggtagggggagagagagagattgtgaaTGCATCGCAAGGAATGGCTCGAAGAACTCAAAGAAGTCTAAGGCAAGAAATTGCATTGAAAAACCAGAGGCATGGTTCCCTATTTTGTTTCCTGAGGGCATCCGGTTCAATTCTAAATTCTTTATCAAACCCAATAATAATcgagtaatgatacacttacAAATTTGTTTTACACTTTTTATACAACCATATGTTAAATTGAGGATAGTTAtgtaaaaagatattatttttataagttgttttacaaaaatatcactcATTTAACATATAGTTGTATAAGAGTTGTAAAAAGGAGTTGTAattgtatcattttcctttcaagcATTGAGGTTAAAGATTTCTTCGACTTAATTGCCATGCAAACTGATCAACAGCCATCATAGCACGGGATGCAGGGCCGATTGAACCATCATACCTGCCaaacaagagagaaaaagtagCAAGAAGGTTAAAATACTTTCGAAAAATTTAATCCATTAGTCCCCCCTCCACCTATGTTTACATTTCCATCTTAATTACCAAATGTATTGAAAGTAAAATGAACATGACTTTAAAATCTTCACACACTCACAATGCAACCAAGAGGAATGCTGCTGTTTGCATTATAATGGCACCTTCACCAGCACGTTTTGCTGTGTTCATGCACCTTGCACAGAACCAATTCTCATGAATTGATGTGACCACATCTGTCATCAAGACCCATCCACCAAACTTTAAAACAATAAGCCAATCATTACAATTACGATgtcaaaatttttaatgatgCATAAAGGCAAAATGTCTACAAAATAAAACACGTATTGACGATGCACTTGCCAAGCAATTGCACCATAAGATGCATGCACACAGGCAATCTATAGATGCTTATCATTCCAAAACATAGTGCAAATCTATAATTCTGAAAAGCTTTGAATccttattaagaaataaaagctTTTAAGTCAGTAGAGCAATCATTGGAATTGTAAACTTGCAAACTATCTATGTGATGTGTATGATGTTACAGAAATCGACATGATCCACTTTCCAGGTAGCTGAGGATTACCATGAAATCCTAGTACAGTACACTAGCAATTTGCAGTTATACATTACAAAGCATATTGCACTTATACCCCAAAACGTCAAATTCCACAATATAATTGTGGGTTGCAGTCAAAGGATTACTTACATTGGTTTGCCCCAATAATGAAGCTCTCAGTTTGGAGTTTGTTACACTTGATGAAATCCACAAGCTGGCTCAATTCAATGGGGTTGGCTTTAATCCCTTCTTGTTCTGCACTGAAAGGACCTAGTCAaacttcaatatctaaacagaACAAGCTAATAAACACATAACGAAGCATAATTCCCAAGACATATAAAGCTCTAACAAAGCATCAAGAAATGAATATTTGATTTTCCATTTAGTTAAAATGAtatgtaaaaatatcaaaaagaaAACGCCATATGTTTATCAAATGAGAATGGAGGTGGTTGAATGCAATACAAAAGACAAACAGACACTTTATAATGTTTGTAAGATAAAGGAAGAGCCAAGTATAGTTATTACAATCAACTGATGCAAGTCTTAATCAACCAATCATTTACACTGAAATACATATAACATTAAAAGGCTCATTTTAAGTATtaacttttctctttttcatcaGTATATAAGTGTACCTCAGATTGGGTTGTATATAAaaaggtggtgaatgagatctcacattgcttgggaagaacTTCAAGCCCTTTATAACAATTCCaaagggctccaattgtaacatTGACTGGTGCTTCAGAGTTTTGAGTATGAGCCCacatgtggcttgggccttacTTAAGAATCAAGGCCCATATTCTATGCATAATCcaaatcttttcttaaaataaaacatcacaGCATTAAATTGGTCTGAATAAGCTCTGTATAACAACTTGATGTGTCTGTCTACTCTCTGATAAATTTTTGACAGATTCATATGCTGGAATGACAAAAATTTGCCACCAAAAAATTGCAGAAACACCCTGCCACATACTcacaaaattattgaaaaaaatatatatggaaaatctcaaaaaaaaaattaaaatactttttttttatcagtaaaaagttgaataaaaatatttttttatgacgggcgaaccaccccacggcagagcccttaggactcacccatggaacctaaaccctcggggagactagcacaacaaGCCACCGACATGGCCTCCCACTAAATCATAGTTTGATCCCAAGGGAAATCAAACCTGTGACATGGGacacatgcacacaagttcaccctaaccacttgggctacccacgggtTGTCCCCCTGTGGTAAATTTTACGATCTTTTACCATTGGCACCAGGTTTTTAACTAGGGCAAACCCCAGGGACCTATTATATAGTAACTATGCCTTTTTGCGGATAGGTACAGTCAACCAAATAATAGCTTCCCTTATTAAAACCTAAAGCCGGTAACATCACACAGCACCTGTAACACCACACAAGACTTGCACCTCAAGTAGGTGCGCCTATATCTCACTGACGACTGACCAAGCCGTTAGCATTGCTAGGGACACTGAGGGGGTTGAGCACAGGTGGAACCATATTTTTGTTTCTGAAAACTGAAAAGTTCTATTAatataaataggcatagcccaggtgcACTGGATGTACACAGGTGCACTTCAACTGCTTCTTTGTAAACCTTTTTGCAAGGACATTGAGATTCCAAAAAGAGAATTGTGATTTCCATACACTGTGAGCAGGAAATTGAGCACAGGCAGAACCATATTTAAACCATTCAACTACTTTCTTcagaaaattattaataataacagGCATAAAGTGCTGTATAAAAGCATATAATTAAGGATTTTGAAATTATAAGCTTATAATAGCCCAACTAAAATAAGTATAAATGCACTTTACATTTTCCATCCCAACCAACACAGAACTGCTTTCCAACCCATGAAAAGAGCTTAACCTCATGAATGCTGCTCAAAATGGAGATCTAGGAAAAACAAAGGGCAAAACACAAGCCACATTCTTTACCTTGCACTTCATGAACCTGGACACaatactaaaattttaaagaaaccTTTTTGCTTGGTGCCTAGGACATTGGAGattcagaaaagaaaattgcaaTTTCCCTACACTATGCGACTAGGAAATAAACTTTACAATTTGCTTTGCTCCATAAAATACGATACATTGCACCACCAATCTAAAGATTTTTAGAAATGAACTTTGATTCATTTAGATGCAATGCATTGATGGTGGACTAGCAATAACAGCTAAAGCATATATAGGAGACAAATTAGCAAACTGAAATTATAATGCCTTTGCAGACAATTGAGAAACCAAAACTACAAATTCATAGACATAAGCAGCTTAACTCTCTCTTACATTGTAGACAACAAACGAGATGGTCCGGTTGGATCATAGTTAATTAGCAAAGCAGCTTTCAACGGCTCACCTACAAGATGCAATTGTCAAATCTTTAAGATTTATTGAATACAGGTATATTTGGCTCAGTTCAAGCATGTGACTTTTAAAACACCCTATTTTACTCACCAGAAGAACCAACATTGTTAGAAGCCCACTTGTCCCAAACTTTATGGACAAAAGCCCAATCCATTATACGTAATCAGTATCTGCAAAGACATAAAGGATTTCCTGTCAACTTCTTTGCCTAAACCCCTAATTCTAATTGCTCATGagacaattttaaaaataataatactaataataaaacaaaacaatataactttatttaaatgtaaaacaatGAGTATGACAGTCTTTatcaaacttttttatttataagtaattaagtattattaatcaacaaataggcatagcccagtaCAAATACAGAAAGTATGCCCTATCTAAGTAGGCatagagacaagaaaatcatgtagatccatgccattaaaatcaacagcaatggcccaagtacttAGAGTTCTAATAAAAAAAGCTCTTAGTTCCTCCAgcgatctctccttgtcttcaaatgtctGTTCATTGCGCTCCTACCACAAACACCACATGACACATAtggggaccatcttccacatagctTTAATCTGTCGAATGCCTCTTAGATTTGTCCAGCTGGCCAGAACTGCCACCATTGTCtcgggcataacccaagccaagTCTAGTCTACTAAATACTTCATTCCATAACACTCTAGTtgtctcacaatgtaaaagGAGATGGTTCGCCAACTCGCCCAACACCAATCTGCAATGATCACCCTttgtttcctcaaattatcggTTGTGAGAATCTTACCCAAGGAAGTTGTCCACACGAAAAATGTTGCTTTGGGCAgtacctaaaagtaaaattgttgagattttaatttcgatatttttattgtttggattgtaattttagacttgaagttagttttatattttttatagatattatgattttaatatttatataaaattatactaaacttaatAAGGTCAAACAGGTTAATTTCGGGTCTGTTCAACCCTTTACATAAACGAGATGAAACGGGTTGGGTCGGTCGTGTTAACCTATTTCATAGTATtcactaacgggtcaaaacgggtcgtgtcaacccgttatgttaatgggtTGTGTTAGTGTTTGAGATTTGACACGATAAGTTTAACAGATCATGTTCagattgacctatatagtataatatacatgcctTAATACGACACGAACATTACCCGtcaacacgatttgacacccctaaccTTGTGTACAGTTGAAGCTCTTTCATCATTGGCCTCAACAGTGATTCACCGTTTGTAACACCCACTTCCCGTAGACTAGGTGTgccacgtatttttcatgaaaataaacccgACTAgagattctctaatttcataattgaaaaataaactgaagtaatttattatgaaataaaatgtctaataaaattgtcttccaaaaacattaaatgaataaactgaataaattcatgtcaaaaaagacatattttcttttagaaagtctgaactaaaactaaaatgctccttctactcctggtctgcctgctcgtaatcatcatcttcacctgggtggttaaaaacatgaaaaaaataaactaaaatgagtcgatgactcagtaagaaatctatcacaacgtaaacgtaataaacataagattttcataagaactttcatgctgagcttaaaatttatgactgttcatgctaatgcttattctatgtatgactgatttatcttacttatctgactggccaacacacttaaccatgtgtgtaaggttgtgcaccggccccacatcccgctgcagcaaggggaactgctgatggTATTCtataggggtgtgcaaaatttcaaaaatttcgactccgtccgacttccgctccgactccgacttcgtcggagtcatcggaattcagagtcggaattcggagtagctccgaatatctattcggagttggagtcggagtcggagctccaagaagctccgattccgactccgaaattttttttactgaacacttgcgctcgagcgaggtgtcgagtgcaagtcgagcacacgttgtattgaacattggctcgagcgacatgtcgagcggaagtcgagcgaacctctctggaagagttctgctcgagcggaagtcgagcaaacctcttccagagaggttcgctcgagtggaagtcgagcggaagtcgagcgaacctctctgaaagagttccgctcgagcgccacgtcgagcgcacgtcgagctccgatcttatgtcggagctcctataggaggtcggagctccgataggatgtcggagctctgacctccgatcggagtcggactccgactccagttcggagtcggagtcggagctccaatttggctctgactcttgtcggagtcggaggtcggaaatgaacactccgactccgactccgtcggagccCAGTcctagtattctagcatactatggtggaccatagggctgagcaccgaccgattcggagtcggagggcccagactccgactccgactttgtcggaggtcgaatccgacctccgactccgactccgcgatgTACATTATCCGATCcggatccgactccgacttgtcggagcggagtcgaaGCGGAGTCGGATTACCAAGAGGAGCTACGGCCTGCGTGAGAGGAGGGGCTCTGCGAGAACGCCGCGCGAGGGAGAAGCTACGTGAGAGGAGGGCTGCGCCTCGCCGCCTGCGCGTCGCGCGAGAGAGGGGTTTCGCGAGAGAGGGTTTGCACGAGAGAGGGGCTCTGCCGCTGCGAGAGGGTTGCGCGAGGGACGGGCTTCGCAAGAGGGAGGAGTTGTGCGAGAGAACTGTGCCGGCTGCggcgctgcgcgagagagagggcgatTGGCGAGAGAGGGCTGCggcgctgcgcgagagagagggcgcGAGGGCTGGGCTTcgcgagagggaggagttgtgcGAGAGAGGGACCAGAGGGTTGTGAAAGACTAAGAGAGCTACGCCGGCTGCGGCGCTGCCcgagagagagggcgactgGCGTCGGGCGAGAGAGGGATGCGGCGCTGCGTGAGAGAGAAGGCACGGGtttgaacttgaagaaggatAAGCTGGGCTGCACTGCAGACCTAAATGAGTAATCCAACGGCAACGGCGCCGTTTTTGCTATAAggaatagttactatagtaatatactaatatacattatatactaattaatatgaatctattttatattatatatatatatatatatatatgaagattcataaaaaaatatatgatatatattattatatatgaatattaaaaaaaagacaccaacattgtatacgaaatattattaatacactaatatactttatatatatattaatatatataaatatatgtaatacactaatagtattagtatattagtattagtattaatattagttatactagtagtgatattagttatactaatagttatattagtattagactattagttattattaatactatatattatactaatagtgatattaatactatataatatatatagttatagttaaagtcatttagtataattatattagtataagttatagtgatttagtataattatgatactacaagttataactatagtctatattagtattagaattagttgtagtgattagaataactatatattagtattagctataatgattttaatttagtataactatataatagtattagtatattagtattagtattaatattagttatactagtagtgatattagttatattaatagttatattagtattagactattagttattattaatactatatattatactaatagtgatattaatactatataatatatatagttatagatatagtcatttagtataattatattagtataagttatagtgatttagtatagttatgatactacaagttataactatagtctatattagtattagaattagttgtaatgattagaataactatatattagtatttgctataatgattttaatttagtataactatataatagtattagtatattagtattatactgactatatatattttttttaatatagtcagtattatactgactatattactgattgtattagtatacttaatgtctaatactagtatatcactatagttaataacttaatagtatcatatagtaatatagtattagtaattgatactacagtaatttatatagtcatttatatataggcttaaagtggtttactaatttatatatagtaattaatactattagactattagtaatttatatgaataatactttagttattatacattagtattatatgttattataaatttatagattagtgtttatacattagtattacaatattacatgtcgatgttattattcatcttagtgtttatagtatattatatatacattagttattagtattatatgctattatatttatacattagtaatttagtgttacatggtagtaatattgtaaatttgtaatagtatgatatttacatatactaaactattattagtcaatttagtctatatattatagtataaatatattatttaactagtatattattgagtttaactaactatataagatatagttgtataaaatttaaataattaatatatagaaaaacacattttataaaatatgtataaaatcggaggcggaggcggaggcggagtcggagggagacgtcggaggcggaggcggaggatcggagtcggatcggagaggagtcggagtcggatcatcaatggatccgactccgactccgactccgacaagtcggagccggagcggagtcggagcggagccggagcggagccggattcggagtcggattgtcggatttttgctcagccctagtggaccacgactgagttcgtggcttgcacaccaccctgaaattgaactgcatgggtaccatgcatctgaatgaccatcttattaactaatctgaacttatcttacacttgaaattaagatggcttaagtgtcttatacacatgagatgcatgacatattacatacataaatcataatttctaaatttaaacgtgatgcggaatgacatgatcgtatgctatgctggatgacatgcttgcatatgacatgggcggttcataaataatggctatcaaaaaaccggcttgaataatacatacatataagctaactgtgatgatcctaatttatgatcaaatttacttaccacgctgcgcttcttcttgaatatcACGTCGTAACTCATCATCTATacgcaataataactatcactaaatctgtctgAGAAATATaagtactaatatcctacttaattaaattcacaatctaaaatatagtcagacaaatattttgtttaacactataatcaataaattctagtattttaaattacttaaatacaaataacatattaaaacttagtaaaatacttgagctattttaaaataattcataaaacttcaattcttaaaataactttcatttattaacataattattaaatattatgagaaatctaatatattaatatcatttaaatattcttaacatatttctcaattttcaacctacaactttaatagcataattataacaacatcTACTAAAGTAGACAGTagaatctcatttaataaatcgttcaaaataatttaacaactcttactgctgaaatatgatatctaatctatcaatataatttaactatatatatatataaatatgaaataattgGTAAAAGCCTtcgattaataaaagtagacttaatcataatattattcaaaactcataacatattccttaattctttttaaaatataacataataatttcattaaag from Juglans regia cultivar Chandler chromosome 2, Walnut 2.0, whole genome shotgun sequence carries:
- the LOC108980073 gene encoding uncharacterized protein LOC108980073; the encoded protein is MDWAFVHKVWDKWASNNVGSSGEPLKAALLINYDPTGPSRLLSTIAEQEGIKANPIELSQLVDFIKCNKLQTESFIIGANQYVVTSIHENWFCARCMNTAKRAGEGAIIMQTAAFLLVALYDGSIGPASRAMMAVDQFAWQLSRRNL